The Acanthochromis polyacanthus isolate Apoly-LR-REF ecotype Palm Island chromosome 2, KAUST_Apoly_ChrSc, whole genome shotgun sequence genome contains a region encoding:
- the mesd gene encoding LRP chaperone MESD, with protein MASDLKLRCVVLLLYTCLLCILATDSKVKPKVKKDIRDYNDADMARLLEQWEEDDDIEEGDLPEHKRAPPPIDFSKVDASKPEDLLKMSKKGRTLMVFASVSGDPTEKETEEITGLWQGSLFNANFDVQRFVVGSNRVIFMLRDGSLAWEVKDYLVAQERCMDVTVEGQVFPGKAAKKDDAKHKQQNEVNTKNKGKKKTESKKADIEGNRASIKQEL; from the exons ATGGCGTCTGACTTGAAGTTGAGATGTGTGGTGCTCCTGCTCTATACATGTTTGCTGTGTATATTAGCGACTGACAGTAAAGTTAAGCCCAAAGTAAAGAAGGACATCCGAGACTACAATGATGCAGACATGGCACGGCTCCTGGAGCAATGGGAG gaggatgatgacattGAGGAAGGCGACCTTCCTGAGCACAAAAGGGCTCCGCCTCCCATTGATTTCTCCAAGGTGGACGCTTCCAAACCAGAAGATCTTCTCAAGATGTCCAAGAAAGGCAGGACTCTGATGGTTTTTGCTTCAGTGTCAGGAGATCCAACTGAAAAAGAGACCGAGGAGATCACAGGACTATGGCAGGGGAGCCTCTTCAACGCCAACTTTGATGTTCAGAG GTTCGTGGTGGGCTCCAACAGGGTGATCTTCATGCTGCGGGATGGGAGTTTAGCCTGGGAGGTCAAGGACTACCTTGTTGCTCAGGAACGCTGCATGGACGTTACTGTGGAGGGCCAAGTGTTTCCAGGGAAAGCTGCCAAAAAGGATGATgctaaacacaaacagcagaatgAAGTCAACACCAAGAACAAGGGCAAGAAAAAAACGGAGAGCAAGAAGGCTGACATAGAGGGAAACAGAGCCAGCATCAAACAGGAGCTGTGA